The Metabacillus sediminilitoris genome window below encodes:
- a CDS encoding sulfite exporter TauE/SafE family protein codes for MKKLLIFAFIGLLAQLIDGALGMAYGVTSTTLLLTFGIAPAVASASVHLAEVVTTAASGASHIKFGNVDKQTFYRLIIPGSIGAFLGATFLSHLPGDLAKPYISLFLLLLGVYVLIRFLFKFRQTEEKKGIELSRKQSIPLGLIAGFADATGGGGWGPIATPVLLSKKGMSPRKVVGTVDTSEFAIAISATLGFLISLGWEEVNWLWVGALMVGGIIAAPIAAWLVQKIHAQLMGVLVGGFIILVNARTIVTTWIDQEFVYPYVYISIALIWIVAIFYTVSKIRNVTNVKQADINS; via the coding sequence ATGAAAAAGTTACTTATTTTTGCTTTTATTGGTTTGCTTGCACAGTTAATTGATGGGGCTTTAGGAATGGCATATGGAGTTACCTCCACAACACTTTTATTAACTTTTGGGATCGCTCCTGCCGTTGCTTCAGCTTCTGTTCACTTGGCAGAAGTTGTTACGACAGCAGCCTCAGGAGCTTCACATATTAAATTTGGAAATGTTGACAAACAAACGTTTTACAGATTAATTATTCCGGGTTCAATTGGTGCATTCTTAGGTGCTACATTTTTAAGTCATTTGCCAGGAGATTTAGCAAAACCTTATATCTCTTTATTTCTTCTCCTTTTAGGTGTATATGTTCTTATTCGGTTTTTATTTAAGTTCCGTCAAACTGAGGAGAAGAAAGGAATTGAGCTAAGTCGTAAACAATCCATTCCTTTAGGGTTAATCGCAGGATTTGCTGATGCAACAGGTGGTGGCGGTTGGGGACCAATTGCGACACCGGTTCTATTATCTAAAAAAGGAATGAGCCCTCGCAAAGTGGTAGGGACAGTTGATACAAGTGAGTTTGCCATTGCTATTTCAGCTACTCTAGGTTTTCTTATTTCACTTGGATGGGAAGAGGTAAACTGGCTTTGGGTAGGAGCTTTGATGGTCGGAGGCATTATAGCTGCCCCTATAGCAGCATGGTTAGTTCAAAAAATTCACGCACAATTAATGGGTGTTTTGGTTGGTGGTTTTATCATCCTTGTTAATGCTCGAACAATAGTAACTACGTGGATCGATCAAGAATTTGTATATCCTTATGTTTATATAAGCATCGCTCTCATCTGGATAGTAGCTATTTTTTATACGGTTTCGAAAATAAGAAACGTTACCAATGTTAAACAAGCAGATATAAATTCATAA
- a CDS encoding sulfonate ABC transporter substrate-binding protein, with protein sequence MKLRLLLFLTFSTILAFVMSGCNSSSSGAEQNVLEENNEKTIHIGYQKFGTLNILKANKSLDEALEKVGYSVKWTEFPAGPQLLEALNVGSVDFGHTGEAPPIFAQAADAPLVYFANEPSNPKGEAIIVQENSPIKNIKDLKGKKIGLNKGSNVHYLLVKALEKEGIKYEEIETAFLPPADARAAFEKGDIDAWVIWDPFLADAELSTNARIIADATDLAANREFFLSSRTFAEGNPDVLDVIYDEVKRTEKWVSENPKEAAAFLSPQIGMDVETLELTLNRRTFGLEKVTQEVINDQQKIADQFYELKLIPKELKVEEATIHSK encoded by the coding sequence ATGAAATTACGTTTGTTATTGTTTCTTACATTTAGCACCATATTAGCCTTTGTGATGAGTGGCTGCAATTCTTCATCTTCTGGTGCAGAGCAAAATGTCTTGGAAGAAAATAATGAGAAAACAATCCATATCGGATATCAAAAGTTTGGGACATTAAATATTTTAAAAGCGAATAAGAGCTTAGATGAAGCATTAGAGAAAGTAGGGTATTCAGTTAAATGGACTGAATTCCCAGCAGGTCCTCAACTACTGGAAGCTTTAAATGTAGGAAGTGTCGATTTTGGTCACACTGGTGAAGCACCACCGATCTTTGCTCAAGCTGCAGATGCACCTCTCGTTTATTTTGCCAATGAGCCATCAAACCCAAAAGGGGAAGCCATTATTGTTCAAGAGAATTCACCAATAAAAAACATTAAAGATTTAAAAGGGAAAAAGATTGGATTGAACAAAGGATCTAACGTCCATTACTTGCTTGTAAAGGCACTTGAAAAAGAAGGGATAAAGTATGAAGAAATAGAAACTGCTTTTCTTCCACCCGCTGATGCTCGTGCAGCATTTGAAAAAGGAGATATCGATGCGTGGGTTATTTGGGATCCTTTTTTAGCAGATGCTGAGCTATCAACAAACGCGAGAATCATTGCCGATGCGACAGATTTAGCTGCCAACAGAGAATTTTTTCTTTCTTCCCGTACGTTTGCTGAAGGAAATCCAGATGTGTTAGATGTGATTTATGATGAAGTGAAAAGGACAGAAAAGTGGGTATCAGAAAATCCGAAAGAAGCTGCAGCGTTTTTATCTCCACAAATTGGAATGGATGTAGAAACATTAGAACTTACTTTAAATAGAAGAACATTTGGATTAGAAAAGGTTACACAAGAAGTGATAAATGATCAGCAAAAAATAGCCGATCAATTTTATGAACTGAAGTTAATACCGAAAGAACTTAAGGTTGAAGAGGCAACAATTCATTCAAAATAG